One region of Petroclostridium xylanilyticum genomic DNA includes:
- a CDS encoding spore germination protein, with the protein MGDKDMFGKTRKRNRMVKQNADSSITMIDTNEPIPQTIKAVRARLNEVFSECSDFLLREIACGEDSSIKMLVAYINGFVDKRVLNQDVVRPILDYFSNAKLQDKRSRTYEMLKECVVNNNDIKKAENMQQAVDNILSGEALLFIDGENRALVIGVKAPQGRQVAEPDTEVSLRGPREGFVENLLINTTLLRKRIKNPNLKLEMIQLGEQTKTDICICYIKGIANEEIVKEVRERLKKIKTDAILDSGYIEQFISDSRLSLFPTVGNSEKCDKLAGKLLEGRVAIFCDGTPYVLTAPYLFIESLQTSDDYYDHAFFATFMRLIRLLALLVSNLLPGMYVALVGFHHTVIPFKLMITIAASRQGIPFSPFTEAILMIVAFELLREAGVRMPRPIGQALSVVGAIVLGEASVAAGIASNLMVIIIAITAICSFVIPPLIRATMLLRFVFLAAANFLGFLGISFVFVAVYIHLCRLRSFGVPYMAPFSPLTASDLKDSLVVVPIWAMVTRPRILRQEKTKGAAGIKRQGVRLKQ; encoded by the coding sequence ATGGGTGATAAAGATATGTTTGGGAAAACAAGAAAACGAAACAGGATGGTAAAACAAAACGCTGACAGCAGCATTACCATGATTGATACAAATGAACCCATACCGCAGACAATTAAAGCAGTAAGAGCACGACTCAATGAAGTGTTTTCCGAATGCAGCGATTTTTTACTTCGGGAAATTGCATGCGGAGAAGACAGCTCCATCAAAATGCTGGTGGCATATATCAACGGTTTTGTAGACAAGAGGGTGTTAAACCAGGATGTGGTCCGCCCAATCCTTGACTATTTTTCAAATGCAAAATTACAGGATAAAAGAAGCCGTACATATGAGATGCTCAAAGAATGTGTTGTCAACAACAACGACATTAAAAAAGCGGAAAATATGCAGCAGGCAGTGGACAATATTTTGTCAGGAGAAGCCTTGCTTTTTATTGATGGAGAAAACAGGGCATTGGTTATCGGAGTTAAAGCCCCACAGGGCAGGCAGGTAGCAGAGCCAGATACAGAGGTGTCTTTGCGTGGACCGAGGGAGGGCTTTGTCGAGAATCTGCTTATAAACACCACACTCTTACGAAAAAGAATTAAAAACCCTAACCTAAAGCTGGAAATGATACAACTGGGGGAGCAGACCAAAACCGATATTTGCATTTGCTATATCAAGGGGATTGCCAATGAGGAGATTGTCAAGGAAGTGCGGGAAAGACTCAAAAAAATCAAAACCGATGCTATCCTCGACTCTGGGTATATCGAGCAGTTTATTTCCGACAGTCGGCTATCCCTTTTCCCTACGGTGGGAAACAGCGAAAAATGTGACAAACTGGCAGGAAAGCTGTTGGAAGGACGGGTGGCAATATTCTGTGATGGGACACCGTATGTCCTTACAGCCCCTTATCTTTTTATAGAGTCTCTGCAAACTTCAGATGATTACTATGACCATGCTTTTTTTGCAACCTTTATGCGGCTGATACGTCTGCTTGCATTGCTGGTATCGAATTTGTTGCCAGGAATGTATGTAGCGTTGGTTGGCTTCCACCATACAGTAATTCCCTTCAAGCTGATGATTACAATAGCGGCTTCACGGCAGGGGATACCTTTTTCGCCCTTCACTGAAGCAATATTAATGATAGTGGCATTTGAACTCCTCCGTGAAGCGGGTGTCCGTATGCCAAGGCCGATAGGCCAAGCATTGAGCGTTGTCGGTGCCATTGTACTGGGAGAGGCGTCGGTTGCAGCAGGTATTGCCAGCAACCTTATGGTGATTATAATCGCCATTACAGCCATATGCAGTTTTGTCATTCCACCACTGATCAGGGCAACCATGTTACTACGCTTTGTGTTCCTGGCTGCGGCAAATTTTTTAGGTTTCCTTGGAATATCCTTTGTGTTTGTCGCTGTTTACATACACCTTTGCAGGCTGCGTTCCTTTGGGGTTCCTTATATGGCACCTTTTTCACCGCTTACGGCTTCCGACCTTAAAGATTCCTTGGTTGTGGTGCCCATCTGGGCGATGGTGACAAGGCCGAGGATACTGCGGCAGGAGAAAACCAAAGGTGCTGCAGGGATAAAACGCCAGGGGGTGCGGCTAAAACAGTGA
- a CDS encoding Ger(x)C family spore germination protein: MRCRKVKDAMKIAIFIVLCVVLLLLTGCWNNRDLTEINMVTALGIDKLEDGKVLVTVQVVEPAAIQSTASGKGKGGGAQSKPVFVESYEGETVFDALRSMLSIVDNRLFLSTTQVLIIGERLAKEGITEVMDFLQRDHEVEYEMDVLVARDVTPKEILEMETDIDPIPAVYIKKTVENTVSRAKVKRTMLIDLIKDMGNSGRQLVIGQVAKAGEKEVRTEGAAVFRDGKLAGWLDPYATRGYLFATGEVKSTIVNIPADNGKISMEVIRSKGKVNAEFENGEPAMLTIQVGLEANLGEYEGKGKLDSPDDLHKLEEVLVEEVKKEIRMALDQAQKDYSSDIFGFGTQVHKYHPHYWKKVKDDWNEIFSKLPVDIKVDAKIRRTGVIKSPMKKGG; the protein is encoded by the coding sequence GTGAGATGTAGGAAAGTTAAAGATGCTATGAAAATTGCTATATTTATCGTTTTATGCGTGGTACTTCTGCTCCTGACTGGTTGCTGGAACAACAGGGATTTGACGGAAATTAATATGGTTACTGCACTGGGGATAGACAAGTTGGAAGATGGGAAGGTGCTTGTGACTGTTCAGGTAGTAGAACCCGCCGCTATTCAATCAACGGCTTCAGGAAAAGGAAAAGGCGGAGGCGCACAGTCTAAACCTGTATTTGTTGAATCTTACGAAGGTGAAACGGTTTTTGACGCTTTAAGAAGTATGCTGTCTATAGTTGATAATAGATTGTTTTTAAGTACAACTCAAGTTTTAATTATTGGAGAAAGGCTTGCAAAAGAAGGAATTACCGAAGTAATGGACTTTCTGCAGCGGGACCATGAGGTGGAATATGAAATGGATGTCCTCGTGGCAAGAGATGTCACACCAAAAGAAATTCTTGAAATGGAAACCGACATAGATCCCATACCAGCTGTGTACATAAAAAAAACAGTGGAAAACACGGTTTCACGGGCAAAAGTAAAGCGGACAATGCTGATAGACTTAATAAAAGATATGGGAAACAGCGGTAGGCAGCTCGTCATCGGTCAGGTTGCAAAAGCAGGGGAAAAGGAGGTCAGGACGGAAGGTGCTGCAGTTTTCAGGGATGGAAAACTGGCAGGTTGGCTTGACCCATATGCAACACGAGGATATTTGTTCGCCACTGGCGAAGTGAAAAGCACTATTGTCAATATCCCTGCAGATAACGGTAAAATTTCCATGGAAGTAATACGGTCAAAAGGAAAAGTCAATGCAGAATTTGAAAATGGCGAACCAGCCATGTTAACTATCCAGGTGGGCCTTGAGGCAAATCTGGGAGAATACGAAGGGAAAGGGAAACTGGATTCGCCTGATGACTTGCACAAGTTGGAGGAAGTTTTAGTTGAGGAAGTAAAGAAAGAAATCAGAATGGCATTAGACCAGGCACAAAAGGATTATTCAAGCGACATCTTCGGTTTTGGCACACAGGTGCATAAATATCACCCGCATTACTGGAAAAAGGTAAAAGATGACTGGAATGAAATTTTCAGCAAACTGCCAGTGGACATTAAAGTGGATGCCAAAATAAGACGGACAGGGGTTATCAAAAGCCCGATGAAGAAGGGTGGATAA
- a CDS encoding GerAB/ArcD/ProY family transporter, whose amino-acid sequence MDIENDWSGKVMEKSRISSIQLFLLLIGFLFGSTVILNPALSAKNDAWLAIILGGVGGALLIGVYVSIALLNPSKTLVEILRGRFGKFIGNAVAILYIWYFIHLASLVFRNFGEFIVTVTFPETPMVVVIGIFAVLLVYGVNSGIEVMGRLSELFVPIISIIALIISLSLITTHDFTAFLPILENGMAPVLNAAFIFITFPFGETIAFLMLFPHLNKKGNLKKVSALSVLFIVALSLLIFIRDISVLGSDLMYRATFTPHLTSLLIPGLNVEPLVDINLLIGGGTKISVCIYAAVKALSQVLGIGDCRKLSTAITTFCVVLSIWIYENVLEMLSWAEKVWPYYSIPFQIIIPLILLALSLKKEKRRRIVSKT is encoded by the coding sequence ATGGATATTGAAAATGATTGGAGTGGTAAAGTAATGGAAAAATCCAGAATATCCAGCATACAATTATTCTTGCTTTTAATAGGTTTTCTTTTCGGGAGCACGGTGATCTTAAACCCTGCATTGAGTGCAAAAAATGATGCATGGCTGGCCATCATCCTTGGAGGGGTGGGGGGGGCTTTGCTGATAGGGGTCTATGTGTCCATTGCATTATTGAACCCTTCAAAAACGCTGGTGGAAATTTTAAGGGGCAGGTTTGGAAAGTTTATCGGGAATGCAGTTGCCATCCTGTACATATGGTACTTTATCCACCTGGCTTCTCTGGTGTTCAGGAACTTTGGGGAGTTTATAGTCACGGTGACATTTCCTGAAACCCCTATGGTAGTGGTTATTGGAATTTTTGCGGTCTTATTGGTTTACGGAGTAAACAGCGGGATAGAGGTTATGGGAAGGTTAAGTGAACTGTTTGTACCTATTATATCAATCATAGCCCTTATTATCAGCCTGTCGCTCATAACCACCCATGATTTCACAGCTTTCCTTCCTATACTGGAAAATGGCATGGCACCTGTATTAAATGCAGCTTTTATTTTTATCACATTTCCATTTGGAGAAACAATCGCATTTCTTATGCTGTTTCCACATTTGAACAAAAAAGGAAATCTGAAAAAGGTTTCAGCTTTATCGGTATTATTCATAGTTGCATTGAGCCTTTTGATTTTTATCAGAGATATAAGTGTATTGGGGAGTGATTTAATGTACAGAGCAACTTTTACGCCCCATTTAACATCACTACTTATTCCAGGTCTAAACGTAGAGCCGCTGGTTGATATCAACCTGCTGATAGGGGGTGGGACAAAGATTTCCGTCTGTATATATGCAGCGGTAAAGGCTTTAAGCCAGGTGTTGGGAATCGGTGACTGTAGGAAATTGTCTACAGCAATAACAACCTTTTGTGTGGTACTTTCAATATGGATATACGAAAATGTGCTTGAAATGCTTAGCTGGGCTGAAAAGGTCTGGCCTTACTATTCTATTCCCTTCCAGATAATAATCCCTTTGATACTCTTGGCTTTATCGCTGAAGAAGGAAAAAAGGCGCAGGATAGTAAGTAAGACCTAA
- a CDS encoding FmdE family protein, with protein sequence MDKELWKKSVEFHGHECPGLAIGFKACEAAMEKMGIKFSSDEETVCVTENDACGVDAVQVITGCTFGKGNLIYRGTGKMAFSFFNRTSGESLRMILKPFKGEMDRKQRQEYILNSPVEDIFDFKKPPFEIPEKARLFTTIVCESCGEGAPEHKIRISEGKKVCLDCFKDYSRGW encoded by the coding sequence ATGGATAAGGAATTATGGAAAAAATCAGTTGAATTTCACGGACATGAGTGTCCCGGACTTGCTATAGGCTTCAAGGCCTGTGAAGCAGCTATGGAAAAGATGGGGATTAAATTTTCATCCGATGAAGAAACTGTTTGCGTCACTGAAAACGATGCATGCGGTGTGGATGCAGTCCAGGTTATCACAGGTTGTACTTTTGGAAAAGGAAACCTGATATACAGGGGTACGGGTAAAATGGCTTTCAGCTTTTTCAACCGGACTAGCGGCGAAAGCCTCCGGATGATTTTGAAGCCCTTTAAGGGCGAAATGGACCGCAAACAGCGACAGGAGTATATATTAAACTCACCGGTCGAGGATATTTTTGATTTTAAGAAGCCGCCCTTTGAAATACCGGAAAAGGCAAGACTGTTTACCACCATTGTGTGTGAAAGCTGCGGAGAGGGCGCTCCCGAACACAAAATTAGAATCAGTGAAGGTAAAAAAGTCTGCCTTGACTGCTTCAAGGACTATTCGAGAGGTTGGTAG
- a CDS encoding ABC transporter substrate-binding protein, with the protein MFWRVKNIIIAIVLAGLMLTGIAGCSNSERTVNKDNESSKPVVISLEGGDWGYPTPFSHYSRGPGVFKMTLIFDSLLERGEKGYIPWLAEKWDISKDGLEYTFTLKGNVKWHDGEPMTAEDVKFSFEYFAKHPPVSNDLTVDGKSFIKSVEAVDAKTVRIKVEKPLAIILGKIGNTRIIPKHIWEKVDDPRKFNTPEAVIGTGPFVLKDYSKEQGAYKYEAFKDFWGPKPKVDILQFIPVSDSVLAFDKGEIDLTGITPDILSKYEGNREYKVMKNPAFWGYRLIFNMEKRAELKDKEIRQAFAYAIDKNELVEKVARKAAVPGSAGYLPVDHIWYNKGVKNYQFNIDKAKALLKGRKLSFNLLTGNSNAEIRIAELLKISLAKVGIEINVKSVDMKTRDAAVKKGDYEIVLNGHGGWGGDADLLRTMYAKEKTSNQSPSADGIPGYSNEQINGLCRLQLQEMDQSKRKDIIFKLQELIAEEIPQIPLYNTTGYIVYRPSKYDGWKYMFDHHEVTHNKLSYLDVK; encoded by the coding sequence ATGTTTTGGAGAGTTAAAAACATAATTATTGCAATAGTATTGGCAGGTTTAATGCTGACAGGGATTGCAGGATGCAGCAATTCTGAACGGACAGTTAATAAAGATAATGAGTCGAGTAAGCCAGTCGTTATTAGTCTTGAGGGAGGAGACTGGGGGTATCCGACACCGTTTAGTCATTACTCGAGAGGGCCTGGAGTATTTAAAATGACATTAATATTCGACAGCCTGCTTGAAAGAGGAGAAAAAGGATATATACCATGGCTTGCGGAGAAATGGGATATTTCCAAGGATGGACTGGAATATACGTTTACGCTTAAGGGAAATGTTAAATGGCATGACGGGGAGCCGATGACAGCAGAGGATGTAAAATTCTCATTCGAGTATTTTGCAAAGCATCCTCCGGTATCAAACGACCTGACGGTTGACGGAAAAAGCTTTATAAAATCGGTGGAAGCGGTGGATGCAAAAACGGTACGCATCAAGGTGGAAAAACCGCTGGCGATAATACTGGGGAAAATAGGAAATACAAGGATTATTCCTAAGCATATCTGGGAGAAGGTAGACGACCCTCGGAAATTCAATACGCCTGAGGCTGTAATAGGCACAGGGCCGTTTGTGCTTAAGGATTACAGCAAAGAACAGGGTGCATATAAATACGAGGCCTTTAAGGATTTCTGGGGGCCGAAGCCAAAGGTAGACATACTTCAATTTATTCCGGTCAGCGACAGCGTACTTGCCTTTGACAAAGGAGAAATCGACCTTACGGGAATTACACCCGACATTCTTTCAAAGTATGAGGGAAACAGGGAATATAAGGTGATGAAAAACCCGGCCTTCTGGGGTTACCGCCTGATTTTCAACATGGAGAAAAGGGCTGAATTGAAGGATAAGGAAATCCGCCAGGCCTTTGCCTATGCAATAGATAAAAACGAGCTTGTGGAAAAGGTGGCAAGGAAAGCGGCTGTGCCGGGAAGCGCCGGATATCTGCCGGTGGACCATATCTGGTACAACAAGGGTGTTAAAAACTACCAATTCAATATCGACAAAGCAAAGGCTTTATTGAAGGGACGGAAGCTGTCATTTAATCTTCTGACCGGAAATTCAAATGCTGAAATAAGAATAGCGGAGCTTTTAAAAATCAGTCTTGCAAAAGTCGGAATAGAAATCAACGTGAAGAGCGTAGATATGAAAACGCGGGATGCCGCTGTCAAGAAAGGAGATTATGAAATTGTTTTGAATGGCCATGGCGGATGGGGCGGTGATGCCGACCTTTTGAGGACCATGTATGCAAAAGAAAAGACGTCCAACCAGAGCCCTTCGGCGGATGGGATACCGGGATACAGCAATGAGCAGATAAATGGGCTTTGCAGGCTCCAATTGCAGGAGATGGACCAGAGCAAAAGAAAAGATATAATATTCAAGCTTCAGGAGCTTATCGCTGAAGAAATTCCTCAAATCCCATTGTACAATACAACCGGGTACATTGTTTACAGACCTTCTAAATACGATGGGTGGAAGTATATGTTCGACCATCATGAAGTAACCCACAACAAACTGTCCTACCTGGATGTGAAGTAA
- a CDS encoding ABC transporter permease, with protein sequence MGKGLLKKASEYLITFFIIITLNFFIPRLMPGDPFTFLSSAEGQITVTYTEEQINKYKAYYGLDKPLLVQYASYITNLFKGNLGYSIYYNDSVVRIIGKRIPWTVSIVIASIILSCLVGTILGSWSAWHRNGIPDKVIYAVMIPISEIPSFLIGILFLFILAAKLGIFPLSGGMSTFAKYNNSAEKAMDIIHHAVLPVLTLSMTRLGEFYLLSRNSMVSVLSKDYIRTAKAKGLNKVRIIFRHALKNAMLPIVTRVFLSLGAVFGGAILVENVFSYPGLGRLMREAVMVRDYVLIQGIFIFMAIMVLTMNLLADILYVKLDPRVS encoded by the coding sequence ATGGGAAAAGGATTACTGAAAAAAGCCTCCGAGTATCTCATAACTTTTTTTATCATAATAACGTTGAACTTTTTTATCCCCAGACTAATGCCCGGGGACCCTTTCACGTTTTTATCATCAGCAGAAGGACAGATTACTGTAACCTATACTGAGGAACAAATAAACAAATACAAGGCTTATTACGGACTTGACAAGCCATTGCTTGTCCAATACGCAAGTTATATCACAAACCTTTTTAAAGGCAATCTAGGTTACAGTATTTACTATAATGACAGCGTGGTTAGAATTATTGGCAAAAGAATACCATGGACAGTATCCATTGTTATTGCATCTATTATATTAAGCTGCCTGGTGGGCACAATACTTGGAAGCTGGTCGGCGTGGCATCGGAACGGAATACCTGACAAGGTTATTTATGCTGTAATGATTCCTATATCAGAAATACCTTCTTTTTTAATAGGAATTTTGTTTCTTTTCATACTTGCCGCAAAGCTGGGAATATTCCCTCTTTCAGGCGGTATGAGTACATTTGCAAAGTATAACAACTCTGCTGAAAAGGCAATGGATATTATCCATCATGCTGTTTTACCTGTACTGACATTATCAATGACCCGGTTGGGAGAATTCTATCTGCTGTCACGCAACAGCATGGTTTCGGTGCTGTCTAAGGATTATATAAGAACGGCAAAAGCAAAGGGACTGAACAAGGTGCGCATTATATTCCGGCATGCGCTTAAAAATGCAATGCTGCCCATTGTAACAAGGGTATTTTTATCTCTTGGGGCTGTTTTTGGAGGGGCTATTCTGGTAGAAAATGTATTCAGCTATCCGGGACTAGGGAGGTTGATGAGGGAAGCAGTCATGGTAAGGGATTATGTATTAATCCAGGGAATATTTATTTTTATGGCAATTATGGTTCTGACCATGAATCTATTGGCAGATATCTTATACGTAAAATTAGACCCTAGGGTGAGTTGA
- a CDS encoding ABC transporter permease: MEHIKYKRGHSSDIQRGTSCKGVSNNIIKKFSITGKIGITIVFLFLLIGIFSNCISLHPYNAPSGSSLESPSLVHWLGTDDLGIDLWAQICFGARVSIMVGFGTALLAGLGGSLIGIFSGYFGGLTDKVIMRLTDMMIVLPDLPVLIVLGAFFGPSVRNIIIVLALFSWTIPARIVRSKVISVKEEKYVTAAKSYGANFWHLTIRHFLPNILPIVMVNVIRLVSRAIVAEAGLAFLGLGDPTSKSWGLVLNHAINFRGIYFTDYWKWWVVSPIAAITFLVTATAFIGRDVEKIVNSKI, from the coding sequence ATGGAGCATATAAAATATAAAAGGGGACATTCCTCAGATATACAGAGGGGGACTTCCTGTAAAGGTGTGTCCAATAACATTATTAAAAAATTTTCTATCACTGGCAAAATAGGTATAACAATTGTTTTTCTTTTTTTATTGATAGGAATATTTTCAAATTGTATATCCTTACATCCATATAACGCACCTTCAGGAAGCTCTCTAGAGTCTCCAAGCTTAGTACACTGGCTGGGTACCGATGATTTGGGAATTGATTTGTGGGCTCAAATCTGCTTTGGTGCAAGAGTCAGCATTATGGTGGGGTTTGGAACAGCTTTGCTGGCAGGGCTCGGAGGGAGTCTTATAGGCATATTTTCAGGATATTTTGGCGGTTTGACGGATAAAGTTATTATGAGGCTTACCGATATGATGATTGTGCTCCCTGATTTGCCCGTGCTGATTGTACTGGGAGCATTTTTCGGGCCAAGTGTCAGAAATATTATAATTGTCCTGGCCCTGTTTTCCTGGACGATTCCGGCAAGAATCGTCCGGTCAAAGGTCATTTCTGTAAAAGAAGAAAAGTATGTAACGGCGGCAAAAAGCTACGGAGCTAACTTTTGGCATCTGACAATAAGGCATTTTCTGCCAAACATACTTCCCATTGTCATGGTAAATGTAATCCGGCTTGTAAGCAGAGCTATTGTGGCAGAAGCAGGGCTGGCTTTTTTGGGACTTGGAGACCCTACCTCAAAAAGCTGGGGACTGGTTTTAAACCATGCCATCAATTTCAGAGGGATATACTTTACCGACTACTGGAAATGGTGGGTGGTCAGTCCTATTGCTGCAATTACGTTTTTGGTTACTGCCACGGCATTTATCGGCAGGGATGTTGAAAAAATAGTCAATTCAAAGATATGA
- a CDS encoding ABC transporter ATP-binding protein, with product MENTILRVENLSVCYNTDKNGTPVVNDISFNLERGGSLGVIGESGSGKTSLAMAMMGLLKKPATVTGQIHYGDTDLNRLSEKERNCYRWGKIAIVFQNSLDVLNPVLTVYEQISECIHQHTGLKSQEAYKRVVRLLEMVGLEPSWSSYYPHQLSGGMRQRVLIAMALSCQPEVLIVDEPTTALDVVAKDEIIKLLLRLYKERKFALMVVSHEMQVIARLTSRIIVMYSGHIVEEGFTKDVLKNPMHPYTRGLIHASPTINPYRDLWGIPGEKGNSSTGQCPFYNRCNQKVEQCRTKVPQLEYVSVERRVACNRKGIVTLLRGEGLHKSFEFKGKTVKACESCDIEIRSGEVVVLIGESGSGKTTLAGILSGILPADKGEVLFEGEKVQGNSATCRKNGIQIVFQDPFSATNEHLTIRQVISEPLDILKLGTKVERAEKVKQALKDVQLPFDDEFIARKCYSLSGGQRQRVALARSLVMEPKLLIADEISSMLDPSTQANVLRLLKGLQNTKGFAMLYITHDLALAQKIADRVYVMYKGKIIEYGHAADIFESPKESYTSKLVQMIT from the coding sequence ATGGAAAATACAATACTTAGGGTGGAGAATCTTTCAGTGTGCTACAATACGGATAAGAACGGAACTCCGGTTGTAAACGATATTAGCTTCAATCTGGAAAGGGGCGGCAGTCTCGGAGTCATCGGCGAATCGGGCAGTGGAAAAACTTCTCTTGCCATGGCTATGATGGGGCTTTTAAAGAAACCGGCCACAGTAACAGGGCAAATCCACTATGGGGATACCGATTTGAACAGGCTTTCGGAAAAGGAACGGAACTGTTACCGCTGGGGGAAGATTGCCATTGTATTTCAAAACAGTCTGGATGTGTTAAACCCCGTCTTGACGGTATATGAGCAAATATCGGAGTGCATACATCAGCATACCGGGCTTAAATCTCAGGAAGCATATAAAAGAGTTGTCCGGCTGCTTGAAATGGTGGGGCTTGAGCCTTCATGGAGCAGCTATTATCCTCATCAGCTTTCCGGAGGCATGCGGCAGAGGGTATTGATTGCAATGGCGTTGTCCTGCCAACCGGAGGTTTTAATTGTGGATGAACCTACTACCGCGTTGGATGTGGTTGCAAAAGATGAGATTATTAAACTCTTGTTAAGGCTTTACAAGGAAAGAAAATTTGCTTTGATGGTTGTGTCTCATGAAATGCAGGTTATAGCAAGGCTTACTTCCAGAATAATAGTGATGTATTCCGGCCATATTGTCGAAGAAGGTTTTACAAAGGACGTTTTGAAGAACCCTATGCACCCTTATACAAGGGGATTGATTCATGCATCCCCGACGATAAATCCCTACCGCGACCTGTGGGGCATACCGGGGGAAAAGGGTAATAGCAGCACAGGACAATGTCCGTTTTATAACCGCTGCAATCAAAAGGTGGAGCAATGCAGGACAAAAGTGCCGCAGCTTGAGTATGTCTCGGTTGAAAGGAGGGTTGCCTGCAACCGGAAAGGCATCGTTACTCTCCTTCGTGGAGAAGGCCTACATAAAAGCTTTGAATTTAAAGGTAAGACAGTCAAGGCATGCGAAAGCTGCGACATTGAAATCCGTTCAGGGGAAGTAGTGGTGTTGATCGGAGAATCGGGCTCTGGTAAAACCACTCTTGCCGGTATCCTGTCGGGAATATTGCCGGCAGATAAAGGTGAAGTATTGTTTGAAGGAGAGAAGGTTCAAGGAAATAGTGCTACATGTCGTAAAAACGGAATACAAATTGTTTTTCAGGACCCGTTCTCGGCTACCAATGAGCATTTGACCATCAGACAGGTGATCAGTGAACCTCTGGATATATTAAAGCTTGGTACAAAGGTGGAACGAGCGGAAAAAGTAAAACAGGCATTGAAAGATGTTCAACTTCCCTTTGATGATGAGTTTATTGCAAGAAAATGCTATAGCTTAAGCGGAGGACAGAGGCAGAGGGTGGCTCTTGCAAGGAGTCTTGTCATGGAGCCGAAGCTTCTGATTGCCGATGAAATCAGTTCGATGCTGGACCCTTCTACGCAGGCCAATGTATTGAGGCTTTTAAAGGGCTTGCAGAATACAAAAGGCTTTGCCATGCTGTATATCACCCATGATCTTGCGTTGGCTCAAAAGATAGCCGACAGGGTGTATGTAATGTATAAAGGGAAAATTATCGAATATGGGCATGCGGCTGATATCTTTGAATCGCCAAAAGAAAGTTATACCAGCAAACTGGTACAGATGATAACTTGA
- a CDS encoding DUF5320 domain-containing protein: MPGFANYGGVGFGRGMGGGRGFRRMFYLSGIPGWARNGYTMPIPNGQVYDEKAALKNQEEFLEKQLKQVKDRLKSFDEGE, translated from the coding sequence ATGCCCGGTTTTGCCAACTATGGTGGCGTTGGATTCGGGAGAGGAATGGGCGGAGGTAGAGGATTTAGAAGAATGTTCTATCTTTCAGGAATTCCAGGATGGGCAAGAAACGGTTATACTATGCCTATACCGAATGGACAAGTTTATGATGAAAAAGCGGCCTTGAAAAACCAGGAAGAGTTCCTTGAAAAGCAGCTTAAACAGGTAAAAGACCGTTTAAAGAGTTTTGACGAAGGAGAATAG
- a CDS encoding DUF134 domain-containing protein, which yields MARPPKWRRVEFIPNIQHFVPLDIQTNNVEENILRIEEVEAIRLKDVEKLEQEECAEKMEVSRQTFQRILNNAREKIADSIINGKAIRIEGGNFTRHICPVRCLDCGKEWKESYENFEKIINGQYICPDCQSKKIVCLNTNGQKFCKRNCWRRGRMD from the coding sequence TTGGCTAGACCACCTAAATGGAGAAGAGTTGAATTTATTCCGAATATACAACACTTTGTGCCTTTAGACATACAGACAAATAATGTAGAAGAAAACATATTGCGAATTGAGGAAGTTGAAGCTATACGTCTTAAGGATGTAGAAAAACTGGAGCAGGAAGAATGCGCCGAAAAAATGGAAGTTTCAAGACAAACCTTCCAGAGGATTCTTAATAATGCAAGGGAAAAAATTGCCGACAGCATCATAAACGGTAAAGCTATACGTATAGAAGGTGGAAATTTTACCCGCCACATTTGTCCGGTCCGGTGCCTTGATTGTGGGAAAGAGTGGAAAGAAAGCTATGAAAACTTTGAAAAAATTATTAATGGCCAATATATATGCCCGGACTGCCAATCTAAGAAGATAGTATGTCTTAATACTAATGGCCAGAAGTTTTGCAAGCGCAATTGCTGGAGAAGGGGAAGAATGGATTGA